TGATTGTCTGCAACGGGGACGAGGGCGACCCCGGCGCGTTCATGGACCGCATGATTCTGGAGTCGCACACCTACCGGATCATCGAGGGGATGCTCATCGCCTCTGTGGCGGTGGGGGCGCGGCGCGGCATTTTCTACATCCGGGCGGAGTACCCCCTGGCGGTGGAGCGGGTGCGGGCGGCCCTGCGCCGCTGCATGGACGCGGGCATTCTCGGCGGCAGCGTGCTGGGCAGCCGCCACGCCTTCCACGCGGAGGTGCGCGAGGGCGCGGGGGCCTTCGTCTGCGGCGAGGAGACGGCGCTGATCGCCTCGCTGGAGGGGCGCCGCCCGACGCCCCGGTTCCGGCCGCCGTTCCCGGCGCACAGCGGGCTGGACGGGCTGCCCACGCTGGTGAACAACGTCGAGACCCTGGCCATGGTGCCGTGGATCATCAACCACGGCGCGGCGGCCTTCGCGGCCATGGGCACGGGGCGCAGCCGCGGGACCAAGGTTTTCGCGCTGGCGGGCAAGGTGCGGCGCGGCGGGCTGGTCGAGGTGCCCATGGGCCGGACCATCCGCCAGATCGTGGAGGAGGCCGGCGGCGGCGTGGCGGAGGGCCGCACGTTCAAGGCGGTGCAGATAGGCGGTCCGTCCGGCGGGTGCATCCCGGCGGGGCTCGCGGACCTGCCGGTGGACTTCGAGGCGCTGGCGGAGGCCGGCGCGATGATGGGCTCCGGCGGCATGGTGGTGATGGACGACACGGACTGCATCGTGGAGATGACCCGGTTCTTCCTCTCCTTCACGGAGCTGGAGTCGTGCGGAAAGTGCGTGCCCTGCCGGGTGGGCACGGCGCGGCTGCTGGACATCCTGACCAGGCTCTGCGACGGTCGGGGCACGGAGGCGGACATCCCCGAGCTGGAGCGCCTCGCGGGTTACGTCAAATCGCAGAGCCTGTGCGGGCTGGGGCGCACCGCGCCCAACCCGGTCATCACGGGGCTGGCCCACTTCCGGGAGGAGTTCGAGGCCCACGCGCGGGGGCGGTGCCCGGCGCGCAGGTGCAAGGCGCTCATAACCTATTCAATAACGGACGACTGCATCGGCTGCACCAAATGCGCCCAGCGCTGCCCCACGGGCGCGATCACGGCGAAGCCCTACGAGGTGCACGGGGTGGACGCCGAAAAATGCGTCCGGTGCAACGCCTGCTTCGAGGTGTGCCCGGTCCAGTCTGTGAGGGTGGAATGATGGTCCGGTTGCGCGTCAACGGCGTGGAGGTGCTGGTCAACGGGGGGGCGTCGCTGCTCGATGCGGCGCGCGCCGCCGGGTATGACGTGCCCACCCTGTGTCACCTGAAGAAGACCGGCGCGCTGACGGCGTGCATGGTCTGCGTGGTCCGTGATCTTGCCACGGGCCGCACCCTGCCCTCCTGCGCCGCGCGGGCGGAGGAGGGGATGGACATCGCCACGGACGATGACGGGCTGCGGGCGGCGCGGCGCGAGGCGCTGTCGCTGATCCTCAACGAGCACGCGGGCGACTGCGAGGGTCCGTGCGCGCGCATCTGCCCCGCCGGGCTGAACGTGCCGCGCATGCTGCGCCTGCTCCAGGCCGGGGAGGTCGGGGCCGCCGCGCGGATGGCCCGGCGCGACCTGGTCTTTCCCGCCACGCTGGGGCGCGTCTGCACCGCGCCGTGCGAGCGGGTATGCCGCAGGACGCAGTACGACGGCGCCGTCGCCATCCGCACCTCGCACGGGATTGCCGCCGAGACCTTTCTGGACGCGCCCGTGGAGCCCGGTTTTTGCGCGGCCCCCACGGGGAAGTCCGCGGGCGTTGTGGGCGCGGGGCTGGCGGGGCTGGCGGCCGCGCGGGAACTGGTCAGCCGCGGCCACGCCTGCCGTATTTACGAGAAAACGGGCGGGGCCTGCGCCGGACTGCGCGCCGTGTCCCCGGAGAAGCTGCCCCCGGCGGTGCTGGACGCGGAAATCGCGGCGGTGCTGGAGCTGGGTGTGGAGGCGCGGTTCAACTGCGCCGTCGGCGCGGACCTGTCCCTGGACGAACTGCTCCAGGAGCATGACGCCGTGATCATCGCCTGCGGCATGGCCGCGCCGCGCGACCCGCGCGTGTTCACCGCCGTGGAGGAGCCGCTGCATGTGCGGGCCGTGGGTTCGGGCAAGCGCGCCGCCGCGCATGCGGACGCCTGGCTGTCGGACCGGCCCGCCCCGGTGGACAAGCCGTTCAACTCGATGCTGGGGCGGCTGGAGGAGGCGGAACTGGCGGACTACGCCGTGGAGCGGAGGCTGCCGGAGGCGGAGGGCCCGGACGGGCTGGTCCGCGAGGCGGCGCGCTGCCTGCACTGCGACTGCCTTAAACTGGCCTCGTGCAAACTGCGGCGGTACGCCGAGGAGCACGGGCTCGGCCCGCAGATGAAACGGACCCTGCCCCGGCCCGCCGTGTCGCCCATCCTGCGCGCGGGCCGCGTTCTCTTTGAGCCGGGCAAGTGCATCCGCTGCGGCATCTGCGTGGCGCTCACCGCCGCGTCGGAGGGGCCGGGCATGACCTTCACCGGTCGCGGACTCGCCTCGCGGGTGGGTCCGGCCCTCGGCGCGACCCTTGCGGAGGGGCTGGGCGGTCTGGCGGAGACCTGTGTGCGGGTCTGCCCGACGGCCGCGCTGGCCTTCGACGGCACGGAGGAGTCGGAATGAGAATCCTGCACCTGGTTCCGGGCAGCGGCGGCACCTTCTACTGCCAGAACTGCCTTCGCGACCGCGCGCTGGTGCGCGCGCTGCGCCGCCACGGCCACGACGTGATCATGGCGCCCCTCTACCTGCCGATGTGCGGCGGCGACGCCGCGACGGACACGGACGCGCCCATTTTCTTCGGGGGCATCAACGTGTACCTGCGCGAGAAGGTGCCGCTGTTCCGGCACTTTCCGGGCTGGGCGGGCCGGCTGCTGGACGCGCCGTGGATGCTGCGTCGCGCCTCAAAAAAGGAGGGTTCGACCAGCGCGGCGGACCTCGGTCCGATGACGCTCTCGATGCTCAACGGGAGGGACGGCAACCAGGGCCGGGAGTTTGACCGCCTGCTGGAATGGGTCTCGGGCCAGGACCGTCCCGACATTGTGCACGTGTCCAACGCGCTGTTGCTCGGGCTGGCCCCCGCCCTGCGCGAGGCGACGGGCGCGGCGGTGGTGTGCAGCCTTCAGGACGAGGAGCCCTGGGTGGACGCGATGCGCCCGCCTTTTGACCGGCTGGTGTGGGAGGCGATGTCCAGGCTCGCCGAAAGTGTGGACGCCTTCGCCGCCACCAGCCAATGGTATGCGGACCGCATGATTGGGCGCATGCGCCTCGACCCGGTGCGGGTGCGCGTGGTGCCGCCCGGCGTGGAGCTTTCCAGCGGGGGGGCGCCGCCGCCGGTGCCGCTGCTGCCGCCGACCCTCGGGTATCTCTCGCGCATCAATCCGTCGCTGGGCTTTGACACCCTGCTGGAGGCCTTCCTGATCCTCCGGCGCGAGCCGTCCTTCGCGACGCTGCGCCTTTCCGCCACGGGCGGGGTCACCCCCGCCGACCGGCCCTATGTGGCGGGGGTGAAGCGGATGCTGGAGGAGCGCCGCCTGATGGGCGCGGTGGACATCAACGAGTCCTTTCACTCCGTGCCGGGGGATGAGTTTTTCGGCGACATCACCGTGCTGGCCTCGCCCACGCCCGGGGGCGAGGCGTTCGGCATGCAACTGCTGGAGGCCATGTCGCGGGGCATCCCCGTGGTGCAGCCCCGCGTCGGCTCCTACCCGGAAATACTCCGGGCGGGGGGCGGGGTGCTCTACGAGCCGAACGACGCGGAGGGGCTGGCCGCCGCCCTGCGCGAACTCTTCGCGGACACGAAACGGATCACCGAACTGGGGCGCGAGGCCCACGCCGCCGTGCTGGCGCATTTCAGCATGGACCGCATGGTCCGCGACACGCTGGAACTGTACGCGTCGGTGCGTCCGGAGGCCGCGCCGTGAGCCGCCCGTTCATCCTCGCGGCGACGGCAACCGCCCTGGTGTGCGCGGCCATGATGCTGTACCTCCTGGTGCGGGACGCATCGCCCCGCGCGGCGGGGACGCCGCCGGCACAGGAACCGCCCCGGCAGGCGGAGGCCCCCGCGCCGCCGGTTATTGAAACCGCAGGCGAGTGGAACACCTACCACGGGGACCACCTGCTGCGCGGGGTGGCGGAGGCGAAAATTCCGGAGGCGCCGGAGGTGCTGTGGCGGCTGAAGACGGGCGCGCCCGTCCGCCAGACACCCGTGGTTCATGACGGGCGGCTTTTCGCCGTGACCGCGCGGGGTGAGGTCATCGCGGCGGATTTGGACGGGAAGGAACTGTGGCGGAGGGAACTGTTCCGGCCCGACACGGCGGACGGCAAACCCGCCCGGCTCGGGCTGGAGGCGCCGCCGCTGGCCTTTGACGGGATGGTGGTGCTCGGCTCGGACGAGGGCGTGCTGCTGGCGCTGGACGCGGCCACGGGGGAGGAGCGCTGGCGGCGCACCCTGGACGGCACCGTGCGCGGCGCGCCGAACTGGCTGCCGGGGGTGAACCGTCTCTTCGTGCTGGAGCAGTCCGCCGGGGTGCTCTATTGCCTTGACGCGGCGACAGGCGCGGAACAGTGGCGGGCGCCGGGGGTGGAGCGCAGCGACAGCACCCCCTCCGTGTCGGAAAAGGCCATCGTCTTCGGCAGTTGCGCCGGGGCGCTGCATGTGCGGTCGCCGGAAAACGGCGAAAGCCTTTTCGACATCAAAATCGAGGGCGACGGCCAGGTCGCGGGCGGGGTCGCGCTGGACGGCGTGCTGGCCTATGCGGGCGCGCGCGGCGGCATGATGATCGCCGCGGACACGGAGACCGGCGCGATACTCTGGACCAATGAGGAGGCGCGCATGGAGGTTTTCAGCACGGCCGCAGTCAATGGGGACTGGGTGGTCTTCGCCAGCCATGACGGGGTGGTGTACGCGCTGGACCGGGCCACGGGCAAGACCCGCTGGACCCATGACACGGGGGGCATGCCGCTCTCCCCGGTCATCGTGGGGGACAAGGTGGCCGTCTCGGCGGACGGCACGCTCTTCCTCCTGCGGCTGGAGGACGGCGCGATGATTTGGTCCCTGGAACTGGGCGATGAAATCACCGGTCCCGCCGTGACGCGGCGCGGGCTGTATGTGGGCGGCGAGGACGGCACGATTGTGGCGCTCGGGGACGCCTCCATGGCTGGGACGGCCATGCCACGGGGCACGGGCGTCCCGTCCGTGGAGACCGCAGCCGTTCTGCCCGTGAATATGCCACGTGGCACGGGCGTCCCGCCCGTGAATGATCTGGAGGCCGCCCATGGGCAATGACACGCCGTTGCTGGAACTGCGGGACGTGTCCCGCGCCTACCCCGCCCCGGCGGGGCCCCTGCCGGTGCTGCGCGGGGTGAGCCTGCGCCTCGGCGCGGGCGAGTCTCTGGCCGTGGCGGGTCCGTCGGGCTGCGGCAAGAGCACCCTGTTGAACATCATGGGCACCCTGGACAGCCCCGACTCGGGGCAGGTGCTCATCAACGGGGTGGACACGGCCGCGCTGGACGCGCGGGGTCTGGCCCGGCTGCGGAACAAGTCAATCGGCTTTGTCTTCCAGTTTCACCACCTTCTGCCGCAGTGCACCGTCCTCGAAAACGTGCTGGTGCCGGTGCTGGACGCGGCGGACGCCGCCCCGGCGCGGGACCGCGCGGTGGAACTGCTCGAACAGGTGGGGCTGGCGGACCGCAAAGACCACCGCCCCGGCGAGCTCTCGGGCGGCGAGCGGCAGCGGGCCGCCGTGGTGCGCGCCCTCATCAACCGGCCCGCGCTGCTGCTGGCGGACGAGCCGACGGGCGCGCTGAACGAGGCGGCGGCGGAGTCCCTGGCGGACCTGCTGGTGGGGCTTCAGAAAGACCGGGGCATGGCGCTGGTGGTGGTCACCCACGCCCCGGCCATCGCGAAACGTTTCGGGCGCGTCTGCGAACTGCACGGGGGCGTGCCCGTGTTCGGGGGCTGAGCCATGAACCTTCCGCGTCTCGCCCTGCGCGGCGTTGCCCACCACCGGCGCATGCACCTCGGACTGCTGACGGGCACCCTGCTCGCCTGCGCGGTCCTGTCGGGCGCGCTGGTCGTGGGGGACTCCGTGCGGAAGACCCTGCGCGGCATCGCACTGGCACGGCTCGGGGGCACGGTCCAGGCGCTGGACTGGGGGGAACGGCATTTCGCGCAGGACCTGGCGGAAAGCCTCGCGGGGGAGACGGGCGCGGACACAACGGCGGCGCTGACCGTGCGCGCCATGGCGGGGCCGCCGCCGGGCGGCGCCGTCCGCGACCAGATTAACCGTGCGCGGGTATACGGGGTGGACCGGGACTTTTGGGACATTGTCTCTCCGGGGGAACAGATTCCGGAACTTGGGCCGCAGGAGGCCCTCGTCAACGAGAGCGTGGCGGGGCGCCTCGGCCTGCGGCCCGGCGACGATGTGGCGCTCCGGGTGCCGCGCCCCTCGGGCATGCCCCTGGACGCGCCCCTTGCGCGGGGGGGCGACCAGGACTCCATCACCGCCCTCGTCACGGTCCGGGCGGTGCTGCCGGATACCATGGGCGGACGCTTCAGCCTCGCGGCGGACCAGGCCGCGCCGGGCAATCTATTCGTGGACCGGAACTGGCTTCAGGAACTCCTGGAACTCCCGCAACAGGCCAATCTGCTGCTCACCGGCGGGGACCTGGATGCGGATGCGGTCCAGTCCGCCCTGGCCCGCGTGTGGCGGCCCGAACAGGCCGGATTCAGCATTCGCACCGCCGATGCCGGTGTCGTGCAGTTGGAGTCCTCCCGCATCTTCCTGGAGGATGCCGTGGTGCGCGCTGTCCGGGAACTGCCGGGCGCGCAGCCCGCGCTCACCTACCTGGTGAACCGCATCGGCCACGGGGACAAGAGCACGCCCTACTCCTTCGTGGCGGCGGGGCCCGTGCCGCCGGGGACGCCCGAGGGCGCGGTGGTCGTCGGCCGGTGGCTCGCGGACACCCTGGGGGTGGCGCCCGGCGGCACCCTGGACATGGAATGGTACGAATTGGGTTCGTCCAACGAGTTCATCACGCGGCGGGGCGAGTTTCCGGTCCATGCCGTGCTGCCCATGGAGGATTTGGCGGAGGAACGCGCCCTCGCGCCGCGTTTCCCCGGCCTCAGCGACGTGGACAGTTGCCGCGACTGGGACATCGGCATGCCGCTGGAGGAGGAGGCCCTGGACGACCCGGCGAACGAGGAATACTGGAAGACCTACGGCCAGACACCAAAACTGATGGTGTCTTTTGAGACGGGGGAAAAAATGTGGGGCGGGCGCTTCGGCGCGGTCATGGCCGTGCGTTTCCCCGCCGGAACCACGGACGCGGACACGCTGTCCCGTGAACTGCGGGCGCGGGTGAACCCCGAAGACATCGGCCTGGCCTTCATGCCGGTGCGGGAACTGGCGTTGCGCGCCGTGGACCAGGCGATGGATTTCGGCGGGCTCTTCACGGGGATGAGCTTTTTCCTGATCATCGCGGCGCTGGTGCTGCTGGGTCTGCTCTTCGCCCACGGCATGCAGCGGCGCGCGGTGGAAATGGGCACGCTTCTGGCCCTCGGCTGGACCCCGCGCCGCGTCCGCGCCCTCTTCCTGCTCGAGTCCCTGCCCGCGCTGCTGGCGGGGGTGGCCCTCGGCACGCTGGCCGGGGGCGGCTATGCCTGGCTGCTCATGGCCGGACTCGCCCGGTTCTGGCCCGGCGCCGTGGCGGGCGCGGCCCTGCGCTTCCACGCGGGCGGCGCGGCCCTGGCCACCGGCGCGGCGGCGTCCCTGGCCTGCGCCCTGGCCGTCGTGGCACTGTCCCTCTGGCGCGCCGGACGGCATGACGCCCGCACCCTGCTCACGCGGGACTTTGCCTCGGTAGCGCAGGCGTCCCCGCCTGCATCTACCGTAACGCAGGCGTCCCCGCCTGCATCTCCCGTAACGCAGGCGTCCCCGCCTGCATCTCCCGTAACGCAGGCGTCCCCGCCTGCATCCTCATCATCCTGGTTGGCCCGCCTTTCCTGGCTGGGCGTGGCGGTGGCGCTCTCCGGCGCGGCGGCCATCCTGCTCCTCCGGCCCGAGAACCCCTCCGGCGCCTTTTTCGGCATCGGTTTTCTCCTGCTCATGGCCCTGCTCGGGCACTACGCCCGGCTGCTGGGATGGATGGCCCGGCGCCCCGCTCCTGCGCGGCCCCGTTGGTGGAAAACCGCCCTGACCCAGCTCGCGCGGCGGCGCGGGCGCAGCCTCGGCGTCGCCGTCATGACCGCCTGCGGCTGCTTCCTGGTCCTCTCCGTGTCCGCCATGCGCGCCAACATGGCGCTGCACGCGGACGGGCGCGCCTCCGGCACCGGCGGCTTCGGCGTGTACGCCGAGACCACGCTGCCCGTGCGCGGCGAAGCGGCGGCGCTCTTCGGCGCGGAACCCGGCGCGGTGCTGCCCCTGCGAATGCGCGACGGCGAGGACGCGGGCTGCCTGAACCTCAACCGGGCCCAGTCCCCGCGCCTCCTCGGCGTGGACCCCGCACGGCTCGCGGAGAAGGGCGCCTTCGGGCCGCCCGAACTGTGGGCGCTGCTGGATGCGCCCCTAAGCGACGGCGCGATACCCGCGCTGGTGGGCGACTCGGACACCGCCATGTGGGGGCTTCAGGCCGTGACCGACCCCGAGCGCGGCACGACGCTGGAATACCGCGCCGACGACGGGCGCACCGTGCCCGTCCGGCTCGTGGGGCGTCTGCCCATGCGCCTTTCCGTCTTCCAGGGCATGCTCCTCGTGTCCGAGGAAAACTTCACCCGGCTCTACCCCGGCGAGGCGGGACACCGCGCCTTTCTCCTCGACACGCCCTCCGCCGCTGCGGAGGAAACCGCCGCCCGCCTCAACCGCGAACACGCCCGCCTCGGCATCGAGGCCCAGAGCGCCGTGGCCCGCCTGCGCGAATTCTACGCCGTCGAGACCGCCTACCTCGCCATGTTCCTCGTCCTCGGAGGACTCGGCATGGCCCTCGGCGCCGGCGGCGCCGGCGTCGTGGTCCTCCGCAACCTCTTCGAGCGCCGCGCCGAACTCGCCCTGCTCCTCGCGCTGGGGTATACCCCGGCCCGCCTGCGCCTGATGCTGGGCGTGGAGCATGGCGCGCTTGTCGCGGCGGGCATCCTGCTCGGGGCGGCGGCCGCCGCCGTCGCCGTTGTGCCCCTCATTGCCCTCTCCCAGACCACCGTGTCCCCCATTGCCCTGGCGGGAGTCTTCCTCGGCGTCACCGCCGCCTACCTGCTGGCCGTGGCGGTCGCCCTGGCTTTTGGGTTGCGGGGGGTGTCTGTGGGGGATTTGAGGGGGGAGTGAGTGGGGAGGGGAAATGGGACGGATGGGACAAATAGGACGGATGGAAACGATGGACTCAGTTGTGGCGTGGTCTCCCGACCACGTCACACTTCCGACCGCAGGTCTCCCCCGCCCTTCGGTCTTGCCGATTTGCCTCGGCATGTGCCGTCGGCCTCACAGCATCCCGAAAGGCAGCGCCGTCACACCCTCGCCCAGGGGCAGGGTGGTGTCTCCGGGATGCACCACATAGCCTGGCAGGGCTTTGTCGCCGAAATCCTTCCTGAAGGTCTTGATGGAGGCCGCCATGGCGGGTCGTGGTGTCGCAGACAGTTTCACTTCCAGAGGCACCAGCCTTCCCTCGGTTTCGGCAATGACATCCACCTCGACGCCCGCTGAGGTGCGCCAGAAGTAGACCTGCGGGATGACGCCCCGGTGGGCCAGGGTCTTCACGATTTCGGAAACGACCGCCGTTTCCATGATGGGTCCGCCCATGGGTCCGGCGGCGGCGTGCGCGGGGTCGCTGAGTCCGGTGAGGTGGCATAGGGTCCCCGTGTCCATGAAATAGACCTTGGGGGTTTTCACCAGCCGTTTGCCGATGTTCGCGAAATAGGGCCGGACCACGATGATCTGGTGGGTGGCCTCGAGGACGGATATCCAGGCCTTGACCGTGTTGATGGCAATGCCGAGGTCCCTGCCGAGGTCGGCAAGGTTGACGAGCTGGGCGCTGCGCGCCGCCAGCGCCCGGAGAAAACTCTGAAACTGGGTCAGGTCGCCCACCTGCCGCAGTGAGCGGACATCCCGTTCGAGATAGGTCTGGATGTATGAGGCGTGCCACAGGGCCGCGTCGCGCCGCGGATTCGCGGCCAGTTCCGGATACCCGCCCCGGAGAAACTGTTCCCAAAGCCCGGCACCGGCGAGTGCGGGGTCCGGGCGGGCATGGCGGCCCGGCTCCCAAGGCAGGGGCGCCCGGGGACGGCCCGCAATTTCCCGGCACGACAACGGGAGCAGGCGCAGCACCGCCGCCCGCCCTGCCAGCGACTCCCCGACCTTTTCCATCAGCAGCATGTTCTGCGAGCCGCTGAGCAGGTACTGTCCCGCGCGGCTCCGGTCCGCGTCTATGCGCTCCTTCACATAGGGGAGCAGTTCCGGGGCGTGCTGCGCCTCGTCAAAAATGACCGGCGCCGGGTGCATCTCCAGGAATCCGCGGGGGTCCCCGACGGCCGCAGCCCGGACATCGGGCGGTTCCAGAGAAACATAGCGGAACCGTTTTCCAAAGAGACGTTTAAGCAGGGTGGTTTTTCCCGACTGCCGGGGGCCGGTCAGTACCACCGCCGGGAACTCGGCTGCGGCCCGTTTAAGCACGGGCTCCAGGGAGCGTGTGATGTGGCTTCCATTGGCCATGGCAAGACTCCTTTGTTGTAATTATGCATTCCAAATGCATAATTGCAAGTTTTTTTTGCGGCGGGGTGGCGGGGCAGGGGGGATAGGACCGATAGGACGGATGAACGATGGAAGAGGGGGCGGGAAGGCGAGGGCGGGACGGACAGGGTAAGCAGGGGAGACAGAAAAAAAACCGCGCGTTTGTGTCCTTTTTCTTTTTCCCGTGCCGGTTGGATACAATGCGGTCGTCCGGACGGGCGTTCGCGGCATGGGGCCGCGCCGTGGTCCGCGGCTAGGAGGCATGGGCATGCAGGCGAAGGATTCGGTCTTGGATCGGGACTTCCTGAGGGGGGTGGGCGCTATTGTTCTGGGCGGCGGGCGGGGCACGCGCCTGTATCCGCTGACAAAGGTGCGGGCGAAACCCGCCGTGCCCCTCTGCGGACGCTACCGGCTGGTGGACATCCCCCTGAGCAACTGCATCCACTCGGACATCAACCGCATCCTGGTCCTGACGCAGTTCAACAGCCACTCGCTGAACCGGCACATCAAGAACACCTACAAGTTTGACGAGTTCAGCGGCGGCTCCGTCGAGATTCTCGCCGCCGAGCAGACGAACGAGACGGGCGACTGGTTCCAGGGGACTGCGGACGCGGTGCGCAAGCACCTGCTGCACATCCGCCAGCGGGGCCTGAAGCATTTCCTGATCCTTTCGGGCGACCAGTTGTACCGGATGGACTACCGGACCCTGCTGGACACCCACCTGAAAAAGAACGCGGACATCACGGTGTCGGCGCTGCCGGTGGACCGGAAGGCGGCGACGGGTTTCGGCGTGATGAAGGTGGCGAAGAACGGGGCCATCCGCGAGTTTGTGGAGAAGCCGAAGGACAAGGCGGTGCTGGACGGGCTCATCACGCCGCAGAAAGTCTTTGATGATTTCGGGCTAAAGTCGGAGGGCAAGGACTACCTGGCGTCCATGGGCGTGTACGCGTTCAAGGCGGAGGTGCTGGAGGAGATGCTGTTGAAGAACCTGGCCTGGGTGGACTTCGGCAAGGAGATCATCCCGAACGCGCTGAAGGGGGCCCGGGTCTTCGCGCACATGTTCAGCGGCTTCTGGGAGGACATCGGAACGGTACGCTCTTATTTCGACGTGAGCATGGCCATGACCTCGGCGGACCCGCCCTTTGACCTGCACGACCCGGACCACATGATTTACACCCACGCGCGCATGCTGCCCGGCGTGAAGATTGTGGACGCGGACGTGAAAAACGCCATCATCTGCAGCGCGACGCAGATCGAGAAGGCGGTGATCCACGACAGCATCATCGGCATCCGCAGCCGGGTCCGTCCCGGATGCGTCCTCGAGCGGACCATTCTGCTGGGGGCGGACTATTTTGAGCCGAACGCCCCACCCAAGGGCCAGGTCCCCATCGGGGTGGGCCGGAACACGCGCATCCGCCAGGCGATCATAGACCACAACGCCCGCATCGGCGACAATGTGGTGATTCGCGGTTCGGACAAGCTGAAGGACTATGACGGCGACGGCTATGTCATCCGGGACGGCGTGGTGGTGGTCTTCAAGGACGCCACCATCCCGTCCGGAACCCATATCGGATAAGGTCCGGAACAGGGAGACCATTGCGTGGCGGCGACCAAGGCGCGGGAGTTTTCATGGGTGGAGGGGCTTTCCCTCTGCCTGTCCATGATTGGCGTGCAGTTGTGCTCCGAGGTGATCAACCAGTGGGGGCTCTATTTCTACTCGCCCTCGGCGGGCGTGGGCCGCACCATCTATGTGTCCGTCGGGCTGGTCGGGGTCATCTTCATCGTCGGCACGGTGTGGGACGCCTTCAGCAGCCCCATCGTGGGGGCGTGGTCCGACAAGACGCCGACGCGCCCCGGCCGGTGGCGGCTCATCCCCATACCGGGCCGGCGCCTGCCCTTCATCTTCTGGGGCGCCCTCGGCATGATCCTCACCATGACGGCCTTCTGGTTCCCGCCGGTCGAGGGGACCTCGGTGCTCAACCTGCTTTACGGCACCTTTTTCCTCTGCGCGCACTGGACGCTGTTCTCCGTGGCCGTGGTGCCCCTGACGGCGCTGGGCCCGGAAATTGCCCGGTCCGAGGCGGCGCGGGTGGCCATTGGCACGTGGACGGCGGTGGGCATGATCCTCGGGCTGGCCCTGGCGAACGCGCTGCCGGGGGTGCTCATCGCCTCGCTTGACCCGGGCAGGGTCGAGAGCAGCCTGGCTCTCGAGGTCGCGGGTCCGGACGCGGAGGCGTCGGCGACGGGCATCCTGCGGGGCCTGGTCCCCGAAGAGGAGGCCGGAAGCCTGTCCCTGTCCGGCCATCCCGGCCTGGAGACGGCGCGGCCGGGGGGCGGGCGCCTTCTTGTGACGGCCAAAGGCGAACTGTATGACCGGATGCGGGCGCGGGCCGAGGCGGGGGCGCTGGAGGGG
This sequence is a window from Candidatus Hydrogenedentota bacterium. Protein-coding genes within it:
- a CDS encoding glycosyltransferase family 4 protein, which encodes MRILHLVPGSGGTFYCQNCLRDRALVRALRRHGHDVIMAPLYLPMCGGDAATDTDAPIFFGGINVYLREKVPLFRHFPGWAGRLLDAPWMLRRASKKEGSTSAADLGPMTLSMLNGRDGNQGREFDRLLEWVSGQDRPDIVHVSNALLLGLAPALREATGAAVVCSLQDEEPWVDAMRPPFDRLVWEAMSRLAESVDAFAATSQWYADRMIGRMRLDPVRVRVVPPGVELSSGGAPPPVPLLPPTLGYLSRINPSLGFDTLLEAFLILRREPSFATLRLSATGGVTPADRPYVAGVKRMLEERRLMGAVDINESFHSVPGDEFFGDITVLASPTPGGEAFGMQLLEAMSRGIPVVQPRVGSYPEILRAGGGVLYEPNDAEGLAAALRELFADTKRITELGREAHAAVLAHFSMDRMVRDTLELYASVRPEAAP
- a CDS encoding ABC transporter ATP-binding protein, with the translated sequence MGNDTPLLELRDVSRAYPAPAGPLPVLRGVSLRLGAGESLAVAGPSGCGKSTLLNIMGTLDSPDSGQVLINGVDTAALDARGLARLRNKSIGFVFQFHHLLPQCTVLENVLVPVLDAADAAPARDRAVELLEQVGLADRKDHRPGELSGGERQRAAVVRALINRPALLLADEPTGALNEAAAESLADLLVGLQKDRGMALVVVTHAPAIAKRFGRVCELHGGVPVFGG
- a CDS encoding NAD(P)H-dependent oxidoreductase subunit E is translated as MAPEVTQQQVDRIIAACGPRRDALVPILQALQKEFRHLPEEALRRVCETTEITPADLDSVATFFPHFRKKPAGKHTISVCDGTACHLKGSIDVHDAIAEELGLAPGEDTDADKLFTLQKVRCLGCCTLAPAVQIDQVTYGHVTTGGVRGMIRAFLAEAASGNGAPAKTPQAPPDGPEIRIGLGSCCVAGGSAKVRDAVMDTLANYGVAAQVKPVSCVGMCHQTPLMEVLVPGEPPHTYAKVSAEDVPALILAHFTPAGAAGRLRAATARWLDRLYGGADGRGCGCALPADDPAVRGFLGPQFHIATESCGQADPTDLDEYTARGGFQALRRCLAGMGGPAAENPLADGDAVIAEIERSGLRGRGGAGFPTGRKWLAVRGAAGAEKVIVCNGDEGDPGAFMDRMILESHTYRIIEGMLIASVAVGARRGIFYIRAEYPLAVERVRAALRRCMDAGILGGSVLGSRHAFHAEVREGAGAFVCGEETALIASLEGRRPTPRFRPPFPAHSGLDGLPTLVNNVETLAMVPWIINHGAAAFAAMGTGRSRGTKVFALAGKVRRGGLVEVPMGRTIRQIVEEAGGGVAEGRTFKAVQIGGPSGGCIPAGLADLPVDFEALAEAGAMMGSGGMVVMDDTDCIVEMTRFFLSFTELESCGKCVPCRVGTARLLDILTRLCDGRGTEADIPELERLAGYVKSQSLCGLGRTAPNPVITGLAHFREEFEAHARGRCPARRCKALITYSITDDCIGCTKCAQRCPTGAITAKPYEVHGVDAEKCVRCNACFEVCPVQSVRVE
- a CDS encoding (2Fe-2S)-binding protein, with amino-acid sequence MMVRLRVNGVEVLVNGGASLLDAARAAGYDVPTLCHLKKTGALTACMVCVVRDLATGRTLPSCAARAEEGMDIATDDDGLRAARREALSLILNEHAGDCEGPCARICPAGLNVPRMLRLLQAGEVGAAARMARRDLVFPATLGRVCTAPCERVCRRTQYDGAVAIRTSHGIAAETFLDAPVEPGFCAAPTGKSAGVVGAGLAGLAAARELVSRGHACRIYEKTGGACAGLRAVSPEKLPPAVLDAEIAAVLELGVEARFNCAVGADLSLDELLQEHDAVIIACGMAAPRDPRVFTAVEEPLHVRAVGSGKRAAAHADAWLSDRPAPVDKPFNSMLGRLEEAELADYAVERRLPEAEGPDGLVREAARCLHCDCLKLASCKLRRYAEEHGLGPQMKRTLPRPAVSPILRAGRVLFEPGKCIRCGICVALTAASEGPGMTFTGRGLASRVGPALGATLAEGLGGLAETCVRVCPTAALAFDGTEESE
- a CDS encoding PQQ-binding-like beta-propeller repeat protein, with the translated sequence MSRPFILAATATALVCAAMMLYLLVRDASPRAAGTPPAQEPPRQAEAPAPPVIETAGEWNTYHGDHLLRGVAEAKIPEAPEVLWRLKTGAPVRQTPVVHDGRLFAVTARGEVIAADLDGKELWRRELFRPDTADGKPARLGLEAPPLAFDGMVVLGSDEGVLLALDAATGEERWRRTLDGTVRGAPNWLPGVNRLFVLEQSAGVLYCLDAATGAEQWRAPGVERSDSTPSVSEKAIVFGSCAGALHVRSPENGESLFDIKIEGDGQVAGGVALDGVLAYAGARGGMMIAADTETGAILWTNEEARMEVFSTAAVNGDWVVFASHDGVVYALDRATGKTRWTHDTGGMPLSPVIVGDKVAVSADGTLFLLRLEDGAMIWSLELGDEITGPAVTRRGLYVGGEDGTIVALGDASMAGTAMPRGTGVPSVETAAVLPVNMPRGTGVPPVNDLEAAHGQ